A window of the Tripterygium wilfordii isolate XIE 37 chromosome 12, ASM1340144v1, whole genome shotgun sequence genome harbors these coding sequences:
- the LOC120011180 gene encoding uncharacterized protein LOC120011180, which produces MEQNLPLIAKKMWGIVRVVFFMLRKGISKSKLMVDLNIMLKRGKIASKTAITNLLMLHRRHQSSSFAAPRDYEFSCSNTPAYNILHIIKRRHHHNFFACTHAPQTQEEDLVTVKAVLELLNSNNQTAASPALPGFGRSPMVRQLRVTDSPFPLKEVDEVDSRYVDKAAEEFIQKFYKELRNQKNY; this is translated from the coding sequence atgGAGCAAAATCTACCGTTGATAGCGAAGAAAATGTGGGGAATCGTACGAGTGGTGTTCTTCATGCTAAGAAAAGGAATCTCAAAGAGCAAACTCATGGTGGATCTCAACATCATGCTCAAGCGTGGCAAAATCGCCAGCAAAACCGCCATAACAAACCTCCTCATGCTCCACCGCCGCCACCAGTCATCCTCCTTTGCTGCTCCACGCGACTACGAGTTCAGCTGCAGCAACACGCCCGCATATAACATTCTCCACATAATCAAGCGGCGCCACCACCACAATTTCTTCGCGTGTACACACGCGCCGCAGACGCAGGAAGAGGATTTGGTGACTGTGAAGGCGGTGTTGGAGTTGTTGAATAGTAACAATCAGACGGCGGCGTCCCCGGCCTTACCGGGATTTGGACGGAGTCCGATGGTGAGGCAGTTGAGGGTAACGGACTCGCCGTTTCCGTTAAAGGAGGTTGATGAGGTGGATAGTAGGTACGTGGACAAGGCCGCTGAGgagtttattcagaagttctacaAAGAGTTGAGGAACCAAAAGAACTATTAA
- the LOC120011330 gene encoding gibberellin 3-beta-dioxygenase 4: MATSSPESMPERVFEFRAPPPSPIASGRRSSVTNDEFLSEFLERSLRVPDLVLPDKIFPKQKIVETPPRIDLSSLNSAKDVGSINSKIILDSIARIGCFQLVNHGISGGKISSTLGLAAEIFGVPPEKKAAVTRVPEKLFGFEEVHSGEECGLSEEFVWCNDESLKLDMEGIWPAGYSKFSEKMKSLSSDMENFAEKILQVIWGKNLNKQVYQNELLQRQEFTGTICHLYKHNCNISADQRATSLRYDVIRTLIRGIEHSHALCLHICNGSSEFHVYSKKDWITFLPDKDSIIVTVGDQIQTVSGGQYKHVIGRPLFKDEEEDCISMAFLYSPTVTNNYSCRSTEEGKTISVAKQAIAAIIFTLIYQFLVYIYKNL, translated from the exons ATGGCAACTTCATCACCAGAATCTATGCCAGAAAGGGTCTTCGAGTTCCGTGCCCCGCCGCCCTCCCCCATCGCTTCTGGCCGGCGATCAAGTGTCACCAATGATGAGTTTCTCTCTGAATTCCTAGAGCGCTCACTCAGAGTGCCTGACTTGGTTTTGCCTGATAAGATCTTCCCCAAGCAGAAAATTGTCGAGACGCCACCAAGAATTGATCTTTCGTCACTCAATTCCGCGAAAGATGTTGGTTCAATTAATTCCAAGATTATTCTGGATTCTATTGCCAGAATTGGGTGTTTTCAACTAGTGAATCACGGGATTTCAGGGGGGAAAATCAGTTCAACATTAGGCTTGGCTGCCGAAATTTTTGGGGTGCCACCGGAGAAGAAGGCGGCGGTCACAAGGGTGCCGGAGAAGTTGTTCGGGTTCGAAGAAGTTCACAGTGGAGAGGAGTGTGGATTGAGTGAAGAATTTGTATGGTGCAATGACGAAAGTTTGAAATTAGACATGGAGGGAATATGGCCTGCTGGGTATTCAAAATTCAG CGAAAAAATGAAGAGTCTTTCATCCGATATGGAAAACTTCGCGGAAAAAATTTTGCAGGTTATCTGGGGAAAAAACCTCAACAAACAAGTCTATCAGAATGAATTGCTGCAAAGGCAAGAGTTCACTGGGACAATCTGTCATCTTTACAAGCATAACTGTAACATTTCGGCTGACCAGCGCGCGACCTCGCTGAGATACGATGTGAtcagaacactaattagagggATTGAACACTCTCATGCCCTGTGTCTCCATATCTGCAATGGATCCTCAGAGTTCCATGTTTATTCCAAAAAGGATTGGATCACTTTCTTACCAGATAAAGATTCTATAATAGTCACTGTTGGAGATCAAATACAG ACAGTGAGTGGTGGACAGTACAAGCATGTGATAGGAAGGCCATTGTTCAAAGATGAGGAAGAGGACTGCATTTCAATGGCTTTTCTTTATTCCCCAACTGTCACAAACAATTACAGTTGCAGATCAACAGAAGAGGGAAAGACTATATCAGTTGCCAAGCAAGCCATTGCTGCAATAATTTTCACTCTCATATACCAGTTTTTAGTGTATATATACAAGAATTTGTGA
- the LOC120010198 gene encoding ABC transporter G family member 29-like, producing the protein MEGLEKARTASRGARESMSRSLSRSNWGMEDVFSGGRGSLRNSIINEDEESLKWAAIEKLPTYNRLRTSILQSYRENEIQGHKMVHKEVDVTKLDISERQKIIDKLFKVAEEDNEKYLKKFRNRIDKVGIKLPSVEVRFEHLTVEAKCHVGSRALPTLPNTALNVAESALGMLGIRFAKRTKLTILKDASGLIKPSRMTLLLGPPSSGKTTLLLALAGRLDPSLKVTGEVTYNGYKLNEFVPQKTSAYISQNDVHVGEMTVKETLDFSARCQGVGTRYDLLSELARREKDAGIFPEAEIDLFMKATAMKGVESSLITDYTLKILGLDICKDTIVGDEMIRGISGGQKKRVTTGEMIVGPTKTLFMDEISTGLDSSTTFQIVKCLQQIVHLTEATVLISLLQPAPETFDLFDDVILLSEGQIVYQGPREHIVEFFERCGFKCPERKGVADFLQEVTSRKDQEQYWADKRKPYKYITVGEFASRFKSFHAGMRVENELSVPFDKAQGHKAALVFTKYSVPRMELLRACWDKEWLLMKRNSFFYVFKTVQIILGAAIASTVFIRSRMHTRNEQDGAMYIGALLFSMLVNMFNGFAELQLILKRLPVFYKQRDLLFHPPWTFSLPTFLLGLPISMFESFVWVIVTYYSIGFAPEASRFFKHLLVIFLLQQMAGGIFRLIAGICRSVIIASTGGALTLLLIFLLGGFILPREKIPEWLRWANWASPMSYGYYSLTVNEMFAPRWMNEFASDGVTRLGVAVLRNFDVFPERKWYWIGAAALLGFVVLFNLLFTLSLMYLNPIGKPQATISEEEVAEMEADQEESEEEPRIRRIMSNGDSLPRPLSSSDGNNTRELAMKRMSSRSNPNGLSIHADSSLELANGVAPKRGMILPFTALAMSFDSVNYYVDMPPEMKAQGVPEDKLQLLREVTGAFRPGVLTALMGVSGAGKTTLMDVLAGRKTGGYIEGDIRISGYPKKQETFARIAGYCEQNDIHSPQVTVQESLIHSAFLRLPKEVRKEEKLTFVEQVMELVELDNLKNALVGLPGVTGLSTEQRKRLTIAVELVSNPSIIFMDEPTSGLDARAAAIVMRTVRNTVDTGRTVVCTIHQPSIDIFEAFDELLLMKRGGQVIYLGPLGRNSHKIVEYFEAIPGVPKIPEKYNPATWMLEVSSVAAEIRLELDFAEHYKSTSLYQRNKALVEELKTPPPGMKDLYFATQYSQSSWGQFKSCLWKHWWTYWRSPDYNLVRFFFTLVSALMVGAIFWKVGTRRDSTADLSTIIGAMYAAVLFIGINNCSTVQPVVAIERTVFYRERAAGMYSALPYALAQVLCEIPYVLVQTTYYTLIVYAMVAFQWTAAKFFWFFFISFFSFLYFTYYGMMTVAITPNHQVAAIFAAAFYSLFNLFSGFFIPRTSIPKWWVWYYWICPVAWTVYGLIVSQYGDVEDTISAPGITPDPTVKWYIENHYGFDPNFMGPVAVVLVGFALFFAFMFAYCIKKLNFQTR; encoded by the exons ATGGAAGGATTAGAGAAAGCAAGAACGGCGAGTCGGGGAGCGAGAGAGAGCATGAGTAGGAGTTTAAGCAGGTCTAATTGGGGCATGGAGGATGTATTTTCAGGTGGGAGAGGATCATTGAGGAATAGTATTATCAATGAAGATGAAGAGTCTCTTAAATGGGCTGCAATTGAGAAACTACCAACCTATAATCGGTTGCGAACAAGTATTCTCCAATCGTATCGCGAAAATGAAATTCAAGGACACAAAATGGTACATAAAGAAGTGGATGTAACCAAGCTTGACATTAGTGAAAGACAAAAGATCATTGACAAGCTCTTCAAGGTTGCCGAGGAAGACAATGAGAAGTATTTGAAGAAGTTCAGGAACAGAATTGATAA AGTTGGTATCAAACTTCCATCAGTGGAAGTCAGGTTTGAGCATTTGACAGTGGAAGCCAAGTGCCATGTTGGATCCAGAGCTCTCCCTACTCTTCCAAACACTGCCTTAAATGTTGCAGAATCAGCTCTTGGCATGCTTGGGATTAGATTTGCTAAAAGGACAAAACTTACAATACTCAAAGATGCCTCTGGACTTATTAAACCATCAAG GATGACACTTCTATTAGGCCCACCATCGTCAGGGAAAACAACCCTTTTGTTGGCACTGGCAGGAAGGTTGGACCCAAGCCTAAAG GTTACTGGGGAGGTTACTTATAATGGGTATAAACTCAATGAATTTGTACCACAAAAGACTTCCGCCTACATTAGCCAAAATGATGTTCATGTGGGAGAAATGACTGTCAAAGAAACCCTCGATTTCTCTGCTAGGTGTCAAGGGGTTGGAACCAGATATG ACCTCCTAAGTGAGCTTGCAAGAAGGGAGAAGGATGCTGGAATATTCCCAGAGGCAGAAATAGATCTTTTTATGAAG GCAACAGCAATGAAAGGAGTTGAAAGTAGCCTCATCACCGACTACACTCTCAAA ATATTGGGGCTTGATATATGCAAAGACACCATTGTAGGAGATGAGATGATCCGAGGAATATCCGGCGGACAGAAAAAGCGAGTAACTACAG GAGAGATGATTGTTGGACCCACAAAGACTCTATTCATGGATGAAATATCAACTGGTCTTGATAGCTCCAcaacatttcaaattgtgaaatgccTGCAGCAGATTGTACACCTCACTGAGGCTACTGTTTTGATATCACTACTTCAGCCTGCTCCTGAGACGTTCGATCTTTTTGATGATGTCATTCTCTTATCGGAGGGCCAGATAGTCTACCAGGGCCCACGAGAACACATTGTGGAGTTCTTTGAGAGATGTGGATTCAAATGTCCTGAAAGAAAGGGAGTTGCTGATTTCTTGCAAGAG GTTACCTCAAGAAAGGACCAAGAGCAATACTGGGCAGATAAAAGAAAACCATACAAATACATAACAGTCGGTGAATTTGCGAGCAGGTTCAAGAGTTTCCATGCAGGAATGAGGGTTGAGAATGAGCTCTCGGTGCCTTTTGATAAGGCCCAAGGCCATAAAGCTGCTCTTGTGTTCACAAAGTACTCTGTCCCAAGAATGGAACTACTAAGAGCTTGTTGGGATAAAGAATGGCTATTGATGAAGAGAAATTCATTCTTCTATGTTTTCAAGACAGTTCAAATTATTCTCGGGGCTGCCATTGCGTCCACAGTGTTCATAAGGTCCAGGATGCACACTAGGAATGAACAAGATGGTGCAATGTATATTGGTGCACTTTTATTCTCTATGCTCGTAAACATGTTCAATGGTTTTGCTGAGTTACAACTTATACTCAAGAGGCTCCCTGTATTTTACAAGCAACGAGACCTTCTCTTCCATCCACCATGGACTTTCTCTCTCCCAACTTTCCTGCTCGGGTTACCCATATCCATGTTTGAGTCTTTTGTTTGGGTGATCGTAACATATTACAGCATTGGATTTGCTCCAGAAGCAAGCAG GTTTTTTAAGCATCTACTAGTGATATTCCTGCTCCAACAAATGGCTGGTGGGATCTTTAGGCTTATTGCTGGAATCTGCAGGTCCGTGATCATCGCCAGCACTGGTGGTGCTCTCACTCTTCTTCTAATCTTCTTGCTCGGAGGTTTCATCCTTCCTCGAG aAAAAATTCCAGAGTGGTTGAGGTGGGCTAACTGGGCCTCACCTATGTCTTATGGCTATTATTCCCTCACAGTGAATGAAATGTTTGCTCCAAGGTGGATGAACGAGTTT GCCTCGGACGGTGTTACCAGATTAGGTGTGGCAGTTCTCAGGAACTTTGATGTATTCCCTGAAAGAAAATGGTATTGGATTGGTGCAGCTGCTCTTCTGGGTTTTGTAGTCCTCTTCAATCTCCTATTTACGTTGTCACTCATGTATCTAAACC CCATTGGAAAACCACAAGCTACGATCTCTGAGGAAGAAGTGGCTGAGATGGAAGCTGACCAAGAAGAGTCTGAGGAAGAACCCAGAATAAGAAGAATCATGTCTAATGGAGATTCACTTCCTCGACCCTTATCTTCCTCTGACGGAAACAACACAA GAGAATTGGCAATGAAGCGAATGAGCAGTCGATCCAATCCTAATGGACTGAGTATACATGCAGATTCATCCCTTGAGTTGGCAAATGGTGTAGCTCCCAAGAGAGGAATGATTCTTCCGTTCACTGCTCTTGCGATGTCCTTTGATAGTGTGAACTACTATGTAGACATGCCCCCT GAAATGAAAGCCCAAGGTGTTCCTGAAGACAAGCTCCAACTACTTCGAGAAGTAACAGGTGCATTTAGGCCTGGAGTCCTGACAGCATTAATGGGAGTTAGTGGAGCTGGAAAAACTACATTGATGGATGTCTTAGCAGGGAGAAAGACTGGTGGTTATATCGAAGGTGACATTCGAATTTCTGGATACCCCAAGAAACAGGAGACGTTTGCAAGAATTGCGGGATACTGTGAACAAAATGATATTCACTCACCTCAAGTGACTGTTCAAGAATCCTTGATACACTCAGCTTTCCTTCGGCTCCCTAAAGAAGTCAGAAAAGAGGAAAAGCTG ACTTTTGTGGAGCAAGTGATGGAACTGGTAGAACTAgacaatctcaaaaatgctCTAGTGGGGCTGCCAGGAGTTACAGGGTTGTCAACAGAGCAGAGAAAAAGGTTGACAATAGCAGTAGAACTTGTTTCAAATCCCTCCATCATTTTCATGGATGAACCAACATCAGGGCTTGATGCAAGGGCAGCTGCCATTGTCATGAGGACTGTGAGGAACACTGTGGACACTGGAAGAACAGTTGTTTGCACGATTCATCAGCCAAGCATTGATATTTTTGAAGCCTTTGATGAGCTGCTGCTGATGAAGAGAGGAGGTCAGGTGATTTACCTGGGACCACTGGGACGAAATTCTCACAAGATCGTTGAGTATTTTGAG GCTATTCCTGGAGTCCCAAAAATTCCAGAGAAGTATAATCCAGCAACATGGATGTTGGAAGTGAGCTCAGTAGCAGCTGAAATCCGGCTTGAACTCGACTTTGCTGAGCACTACAAATCTACATCCTTGTACCA GCGAAACAAGGCTTTAGTGGAGGAGTTAAAGACGCCCCCACCTGGAATGAAAGACCTGTATTTTGCAACTCAGTATTCCCAGTCCTCATGGGGGCAGTTCAAGTCTTGCCTCTGGAAGCATTGGTGGACTTACTGGAGAAGCCCTGATTATAACCTTGTTAGATTCTTCTTCACCTTGGTTTCAGCCCTCATGGTTGGGGCAATATTTTGGAAGGTTGGCACCAGAAG GGACAGCACAGCTGATCTTTCTACGATCATTGGAGCGATGTATGCTGCTGTCTTGTTTATTGGAATCAACAATTGCTCAACGGTACAACCTGTAGTAGCCATCGAAAGAACTGTGTTCTATCGAGAAAGAGCTGCTGGAATGTACTCCGCATTACCTTACGCCCTAGCACAA GTACTCTGTGAAATACCATATGTGCTGGTTCAAACCACATATTATACTCTTATTGTGTATGCCATGGTGGCCTTTCAATGGACAGCAGCAAAATTCTTCTGGTTCTTCTTTatttccttcttctccttcctttACTTCACATACTACGGAATGATGACTGTCGCCATCACACCAAACCACCAAGTTGCAGCCATCTTTGCAGCAGCATTCTATTCTCTCTTCAATCTTTTTTCAGGTTTCTTTATCCCAAGAACG AGCATCCCAAAATGGTGGGTATGGTACTACTGGATCTGCCCAGTGGCATGGACAGTGTATGGACTAATTGTATCGCAATACGGCGACGTGGAGGACACCATTAGTGCACCAGGAATTACACCTGACCCTACTGTGAAATGGTACATAGAAAACCATTATGGTTTTGATCCAAACTTCATGGGACCAGTAGCTGTGGTGTTGGTTGGTTTTGCACTCTTCTTTGCATTTATGTTTGCCTACTGCATAAAGAAGCTAAACTTCCAAAcaagatag